The following coding sequences are from one Nicotiana tomentosiformis chromosome 3, ASM39032v3, whole genome shotgun sequence window:
- the LOC104091898 gene encoding uncharacterized protein: protein MEIYAKSYDFKVWRVIKKGNYPLPVAAQPATDPKDIDEYTDEQMEVVQVNAKARNLLYNAISGEEYEKISNCDTAKEMWDKLEVTYEGTGKVKETHINMLVHDYELFQMKEGESIEEMFARFSKIISDLKAFGKPYTSDDQVRKILRSLPTTWQTKVVTLESQDLNKLSYDEL from the coding sequence ATGGAAATATATGCAAAGTCATATGATTTCAAAGTTTGGCGAGTAATCAAGAAAGGGAACTATCCACTGCCTGTAGCAGCACAACCCGCTACTGATCCGAAAGATATAGACGAATATACAGATGAGCAGATGGAAGTTGTTCAAGTCAATGCTAAGGCCAGAAATCTACTTTATAATGCTATAAGTGGAgaagaatatgaaaaaatatcCAATTGTGATACAGCCAAAGAAATGTGGGATAAACTAGAAGTCACTTATGAAGGAACCGGCAAAGTGAAAGAAACGCATATCAATATGTTGGTTCATGATTACGAACTCTTCCAGATGAAAGAAGGAGAATCCATTGAAGAAATGTTTGCAAGGTTTAGCAAAATCATCAGTGATCTAAAAGCTTTTGGTAAACCATATACAAGTGATGATCAAGTTCGGAAAATTCTGAGAAGTCTCCCTACGACTTGGCAAACAAAAGTAGTTACACTTGAATCACAAGATCTAAACAAATTATCGTATGATGAACTTTGA
- the LOC104091896 gene encoding uncharacterized protein produces the protein MKSLQDRKNAMASRSVSPSYKKEGILVRLDMIKRFFKPQTSSGSTSSSLSLSSPSCPVINDNVNSSQPSHKDIILDQNLLKPDPGERKKISEFPPNLRDRVRTHYIQNEPCRPRNFIFSKINFGVKLRHFNPEWFNTSYSGWLEYSIKEDAAFCLCCYLFKNEIGGYGEKISDSFTKVDFKAWNKGIERFNAHVGEVNSVHNRCFKMMLDLSNQAQSILTSFDKQSKKTKSEYRVRLNTSIDVARYLLKEGMSFRGHDERETSTRRGNFLDLLKWYANKKDDVKKVVLENAPKNDIMICPNIQKDIVSSCAKETLKTIVEDLNGDYFGILVDESKDVSHKEQMVLILRYVNKECKVIERFLSIVHVKDTSAKSLKEAIYSLLLEHSLSKSQIWG, from the exons ATGAAGTCTTTACAAGACAGAAAGAATGCAATGGCAAGTCGTTCAGTGTCTCCCTCCTATAAAAAAGAG GGCATTTTAGTGAGACTCGATATGATCAAGAGATTTTTCAAGCCGCAAACCTCTTCAGGTTCTACTTCTAGTTCTCTTTCGCTAAGCTCTCCTTCCTGTCCAGTGATTAATGATAATGTCAATTCTTCCCAACCATCACACAAAGATATTATATTAGATCAGAATCTTCTTAAACCTGATCCTggtgaaagaaaaaaaatttcaGAATTTCCTCCTAATCTGCGTGACCGAGTGAGAACACATTACATTCAAAATGAGCCTTGTCGGCCTcgcaattttattttttcaaaaataaattttgGTGTAAAATTACGTCATTTTAATCCGGAATGGTTTAATACTTCATATTCTGGATGGTTAGAATACAGTATTAAAGAAGATGCAGCATTTTGCTTATGTTgttatttgtttaaaaatgagatAGGAGGATATGGGGAAAAAATAAGTGATTCTTTTACAAAAGTTGATTTTAAGGCTTGGAATAAAGGTATAGAGAGGTTTAACGCACATGTGGGTGAAGTGAATAGTGTTCATAATCGGTGTTTCAAGATGATGCTAGATTTATCGAATCAAGCACAATCTATTTTAACATCTTTTGATAAGCAATCCAAGAAAACTAAAAGTGAGTATCGGGTTCGCCTGAATACCTCAATTGATGTTGCAAGGTATCTTTTGAAAGAAGGAATGTCTTTTCGTGGTCACGATGAACGCGAAACTTCTACAAGAAGAGGCAACTTCTTGGATCTCTTAAAGTGGTATGCAAATAAGAAGGATGATGTAAAGAAAGTTGTGTTAGAAAATGCTCCAAAAAATGACATTATGATTTGTCCAAATATACAAAAAGATATTGTGAGTTCTTGTGCAAAAGAAACATTGAAAACAATTGTTGAAGACCTGAACGGGGATTACTTTGGGATATTGGTTGATGAGTCTAAGGATGTCTCTCATAAGGAACAAATGGTGCTTATTTTACGTTATGTCAACAAAGAGTGTAAAGTTATTGAGCGATTCCTTAGCATTGTTCATGTTAAAGATACATCTGCAAAGTCATTAAAAGAAGCAATTTATTCTTTGCTTTTGGAACATTCATTGAGTAAATCTCAAATATGGGGATAA